A window of the Flavobacterium sangjuense genome harbors these coding sequences:
- a CDS encoding DUF47 domain-containing protein has protein sequence MTLNSIFQFLVPKDKKFFPLFEQASTNLILLAETLHELVNAPKTEREESFRKVEELEAIIEEITHKTHLELSRNFITPFDREDIHSLIKAIDNVADNMHGAASRMRLYQVEKITKSIRKLTEINLEACQLIGVGIKELKEMNHKNIKDTCKKINKLESKADSVFDKAVADIFENETDAKNVIKYKEVLSALEMASDKCKSVSNVMEQISVKHS, from the coding sequence ATGACTTTAAACAGTATTTTCCAATTTTTAGTTCCAAAGGATAAAAAATTCTTTCCTTTATTTGAACAAGCCTCAACAAATTTAATCTTATTGGCAGAAACACTTCATGAATTAGTGAATGCACCAAAAACTGAAAGAGAAGAATCTTTCAGAAAAGTGGAAGAACTTGAAGCTATAATTGAAGAGATTACCCATAAAACGCACTTAGAATTAAGCAGAAACTTCATCACGCCTTTTGACAGAGAAGATATTCACTCACTGATAAAAGCTATTGATAACGTTGCTGATAATATGCATGGCGCAGCCAGTAGAATGCGTTTGTACCAAGTAGAAAAAATCACAAAATCGATTCGTAAGTTAACTGAAATCAACTTGGAAGCCTGTCAATTAATTGGTGTTGGAATCAAAGAATTGAAAGAGATGAATCATAAAAATATAAAGGATACCTGCAAAAAAATCAATAAATTAGAAAGTAAGGCAGATTCAGTATTTGATAAAGCCGTAGCTGATATTTTTGAAAATGAAACCGATGCTAAAAACGTTATCAAATACAAAGAAGTGCTTTCTGCATTGGAAATGGCATCTGATAAATGTAAAAGTGTTTCGAATGTAATGGAACAAATTTCAGTAAAACACTCGTAA
- a CDS encoding acyl-CoA carboxylase subunit beta → MDINFNKNEDHNKLLLTNLKNHFAKVKLGGGVKRIEKLHAEGKMTARERIDYLLDAKAKSIEIGAFVGDGMYAEHGGCPSGGVVVKMGYIKGKQCIVVANDATVKAGAWFPITAKKNLRAQEIAMENRLPIIYLVDSAGVYLPMQDEIFPDKEHFGRIFRNNAIMSSMGITQIAAVMGSCVAGGAYLPIMSDEAMIVDKTGSIFLAGSYLVKAAIGENIDNETLGGATTHCEISGVTDYKAKDDKDALDRIKSIVGKIGDYEKAGFNREASQKPALKEEDIYGLIPKLRTDQYDMMEIIKRLVDNSEMDMYKPDYGKSIITCYTRIDGWAVGIVANQRTVSKTKKGEIQFGGVIYSDSADKATRFIANCNQKKIPLVFVQDVTGFMVGSKSEHGGIIKDGAKMVNAVSNSVVPKFTVIVGNSYGAGNYAMCGKAYDPRLIFAWPSAELAVMGGTQAAKVLAQIEASSLKAKGETVDEKVEQELFDKIKARYDAQVSPYYAAARLWTDAIIDPLETRTWISMGIEAANHSPIEKKFNLGVIQV, encoded by the coding sequence ATGGATATCAACTTCAATAAAAACGAAGATCACAACAAACTTTTACTAACCAATTTAAAAAATCATTTTGCCAAAGTAAAACTGGGTGGCGGAGTTAAACGCATTGAAAAACTTCATGCCGAAGGTAAAATGACAGCGCGTGAACGCATAGATTATTTGCTTGACGCGAAAGCAAAAAGCATAGAAATTGGCGCTTTTGTTGGAGATGGAATGTATGCCGAACATGGTGGTTGTCCTTCCGGCGGTGTTGTGGTAAAAATGGGTTACATTAAAGGAAAACAATGCATAGTTGTTGCCAATGATGCAACTGTAAAAGCCGGTGCCTGGTTTCCGATTACCGCAAAAAAGAACCTGCGTGCACAGGAAATTGCCATGGAAAATCGGTTACCAATAATTTATTTGGTTGATTCTGCCGGTGTGTATTTACCAATGCAGGATGAAATTTTTCCCGACAAAGAACATTTCGGACGCATATTCAGAAACAATGCCATCATGAGCAGTATGGGAATTACCCAAATTGCGGCTGTTATGGGAAGCTGTGTTGCCGGTGGTGCTTATCTTCCGATTATGAGTGATGAAGCGATGATAGTCGATAAAACCGGAAGTATTTTCCTTGCGGGAAGTTATTTGGTAAAAGCAGCCATTGGTGAAAACATCGATAATGAAACCCTTGGTGGTGCCACAACACACTGTGAAATTTCAGGTGTTACTGATTATAAAGCCAAAGACGACAAAGACGCTTTGGACAGAATTAAAAGTATTGTTGGAAAAATTGGTGATTATGAAAAAGCCGGTTTCAACAGAGAAGCTTCTCAAAAACCTGCATTGAAAGAAGAAGACATCTACGGTCTTATTCCTAAGTTGCGAACCGATCAATACGATATGATGGAAATCATCAAACGTTTGGTTGATAATTCCGAAATGGATATGTACAAACCCGATTACGGAAAATCCATCATCACCTGCTATACCCGAATTGACGGTTGGGCAGTTGGAATTGTAGCCAATCAACGTACGGTTTCCAAAACCAAAAAAGGAGAAATACAGTTTGGTGGTGTGATTTATTCAGATTCTGCAGATAAAGCCACACGTTTTATTGCCAATTGCAACCAAAAGAAAATTCCATTAGTATTTGTGCAGGACGTCACCGGTTTTATGGTTGGTTCCAAAAGCGAACATGGTGGAATCATTAAAGACGGCGCCAAAATGGTGAATGCGGTTTCCAATTCGGTTGTGCCAAAATTCACTGTGATTGTCGGAAATTCATACGGAGCAGGAAATTATGCCATGTGTGGAAAGGCGTATGACCCAAGATTAATATTCGCCTGGCCGAGTGCTGAACTTGCCGTTATGGGCGGAACTCAAGCTGCAAAAGTGCTAGCACAAATAGAAGCATCTTCATTAAAAGCAAAAGGCGAAACTGTAGATGAAAAAGTAGAACAGGAATTATTCGATAAAATTAAAGCGCGGTACGATGCGCAGGTTTCTCCTTATTATGCAGCAGCACGACTTTGGACAGACGCCATTATTGATCCATTAGAAACCCGAACCTGGATTTCAATGGGAATAGAAGCTGCTAACCACTCGCCTATTGAAAAGAAATTTAATTTGGGTGTGATTCAGGTTTGA
- a CDS encoding M1 family metallopeptidase, translating into MKKILVLSFIISSFQLLSAQEAPTRKDTLQGGLRPERTCFDVLHYDLNIKINLEEKSIVGYNNISFKVVNTTSKIQLDLFANMQVDSIVFNAEKLNYKREFNAVFIDFPSPLTLKSEQSLKFYYSGKPIIAKNAPWDGGFTYSKDRNGKPWVAVSCEGIGASLWYPVKDSQSDEPDFGVTIKVAIPNGLMNVSNGRFIGSVPLEENGIKNGYTRWDWEVKNPINTYSITVNIGDYVHLHENYKGLDLDYYVLRDNEAAARMHFEEVKPMMDCFQSKFGKYPFADDGYKLVETPYLGMEHQSAVAYGNKYINGYLGSDRSGTGIGLLFDYITIHESGHEWFGNSITSKDSADMWIHEGFTTYTESVYIECQYGYDKAQQYINGCKLNIENLSPIIGTYGVNKEGSTDMYEKGAILLNTLRHILNNDDKWWKILLKYSETFRHKIIDTETVVSFFNTETGMNLTPVFNQYLKYAAIPKLELRKNKSKLEFRWKTEEAKFNMPVDIKIKGKKYRLYPTNSWKKTKYSVNKIQDVEVLTNDFYINVD; encoded by the coding sequence ATGAAAAAAATACTTGTCCTAAGTTTTATAATAAGCAGTTTCCAACTTCTTTCTGCTCAAGAAGCACCAACACGTAAAGACACGCTTCAAGGTGGACTACGCCCGGAACGAACTTGTTTTGATGTATTGCATTATGATTTGAACATCAAGATTAATCTGGAAGAGAAATCAATAGTTGGCTATAACAACATTAGCTTTAAAGTAGTCAATACTACTTCCAAAATTCAATTGGATTTATTTGCAAACATGCAGGTAGATTCTATCGTTTTCAACGCTGAAAAATTAAATTATAAAAGAGAATTCAATGCCGTTTTTATTGATTTCCCTTCTCCTTTAACACTAAAATCTGAGCAGAGTTTGAAATTTTATTATTCCGGAAAGCCAATCATTGCTAAAAATGCACCTTGGGATGGCGGATTTACATATTCAAAAGACAGAAACGGAAAACCATGGGTTGCTGTTAGTTGTGAAGGTATCGGAGCCAGTTTATGGTATCCTGTAAAAGATTCACAAAGCGATGAACCCGATTTTGGTGTCACGATAAAAGTAGCCATTCCAAATGGGTTGATGAATGTGTCCAACGGAAGATTTATCGGTAGCGTCCCGTTAGAAGAAAACGGGATAAAAAATGGTTATACACGCTGGGATTGGGAAGTTAAGAATCCTATAAACACGTATTCAATAACCGTAAACATTGGTGATTATGTTCATCTTCATGAAAACTACAAAGGTCTTGATTTAGATTACTATGTTTTACGCGACAACGAAGCGGCAGCCCGAATGCATTTTGAAGAAGTAAAACCCATGATGGATTGTTTTCAAAGTAAATTTGGAAAGTATCCTTTTGCCGATGACGGTTATAAATTGGTGGAAACTCCTTATTTAGGTATGGAACATCAAAGTGCAGTGGCTTATGGTAATAAATATATAAACGGTTATCTAGGAAGCGACAGATCCGGAACCGGAATTGGGTTGCTTTTCGACTATATTACTATACACGAAAGTGGGCATGAATGGTTTGGCAACAGCATTACATCCAAAGATTCCGCCGATATGTGGATACACGAAGGATTTACAACCTACACCGAATCTGTTTATATTGAATGTCAATATGGCTATGACAAAGCGCAACAATACATCAATGGCTGTAAATTAAATATCGAAAATCTAAGCCCGATTATTGGTACTTATGGTGTGAATAAAGAAGGTTCGACCGATATGTATGAAAAAGGAGCCATACTCTTAAACACGCTGAGACATATTCTAAACAACGATGATAAATGGTGGAAAATACTATTGAAATACTCCGAAACATTCCGTCATAAAATCATTGATACTGAAACTGTAGTCAGTTTTTTTAATACCGAAACCGGAATGAATCTGACTCCGGTTTTTAATCAGTATTTGAAGTATGCTGCCATTCCGAAACTTGAATTGAGAAAAAACAAAAGCAAATTAGAATTTCGCTGGAAAACAGAAGAAGCTAAATTCAATATGCCGGTTGATATCAAAATCAAAGGAAAAAAATACCGGCTTTATCCAACAAACAGCTGGAAAAAAACAAAATATAGTGTCAATAAAATTCAAGATGTCGAAGTTCTGACCAATGATTTTTACATCAATGTTGATTAA
- a CDS encoding DoxX family protein encodes MDTSVKGLNKWANAHSTFWFDAIRIILGIFLIYKGGYFVSNSRDFEDLIAPVSNFMGGMLTFHYIAAAHIMGGIMIVFGLLTRWALIAQLPILVGAVLINFIGDMNVANLIISVVTLAVSFFYTVYGSGKHSADYYFKMHK; translated from the coding sequence ATGGATACTTCAGTAAAAGGTTTGAACAAATGGGCCAATGCACACTCTACTTTTTGGTTCGACGCCATCAGAATTATTTTAGGTATTTTTTTAATTTACAAAGGCGGTTACTTCGTCAGTAACAGTCGGGATTTTGAAGATTTAATTGCTCCCGTAAGTAATTTTATGGGCGGCATGTTAACTTTCCATTACATAGCAGCTGCTCATATCATGGGTGGGATTATGATTGTTTTCGGATTGTTGACACGTTGGGCATTAATAGCACAATTGCCTATTCTTGTTGGTGCTGTCTTAATAAATTTTATTGGAGATATGAATGTTGCCAACTTAATCATTTCAGTAGTGACTTTGGCTGTAAGCTTTTTTTACACCGTTTATGGCAGCGGAAAACATTCAGCCGATTACTATTTTAAAATGCACAAATAA
- a CDS encoding AMP-binding protein gives MNSPTYENVHNLFKLNGFHLDREDLCRVAYSFIKEGEDFEKPVGDFLLDWFDSKSFIEMETSGTTGTPKTISVSKQAMVDSALATGDFFELQPGNKALQCLPVKYVAGKMMLVRAMILGLDLEFVAPSSHPLANNEIDFDFVAMVPLQAQNSIAELKKVKKMIVGGAAVNKALEKQLLKLPAEVYETYGMTETITHIAARKLGEKAFTVLPYVTISYDDRNCLVIHAPRISPEVIITNDIVELVNENQFIFLGRMDNVINSGGIKLIPEQIEDKLASKIQQRFFIASKPDNELGEKVVLVIEGEKHELDDSIYEALDKYEKPKEVVFIPKFAETSSGKIMRKETMK, from the coding sequence ATGAATAGTCCAACCTACGAAAATGTGCATAATTTATTCAAGTTGAATGGATTTCATCTCGACAGGGAAGATTTATGTCGTGTGGCGTACAGTTTTATCAAAGAAGGTGAAGATTTTGAAAAACCGGTTGGGGATTTTTTATTAGACTGGTTTGATAGTAAGAGTTTTATTGAAATGGAAACTTCGGGCACAACCGGAACACCAAAAACAATTTCTGTCAGTAAACAAGCCATGGTAGATTCAGCATTGGCTACTGGAGATTTTTTTGAATTGCAACCGGGAAATAAAGCACTGCAATGTCTGCCTGTAAAATATGTAGCAGGCAAAATGATGTTGGTTCGGGCTATGATTTTAGGACTCGATTTAGAGTTTGTCGCTCCAAGTTCACATCCGTTAGCCAACAACGAAATTGATTTTGATTTTGTAGCGATGGTGCCTCTGCAGGCGCAAAATTCAATAGCTGAATTAAAGAAAGTGAAAAAGATGATTGTTGGTGGTGCAGCCGTAAATAAAGCATTGGAAAAGCAACTATTAAAATTGCCAGCCGAAGTTTATGAAACCTACGGTATGACGGAAACTATTACGCACATTGCCGCCAGAAAGCTGGGTGAAAAAGCATTCACAGTGCTTCCATATGTTACGATTTCGTATGATGATAGAAATTGCCTGGTTATTCATGCTCCAAGGATTTCACCGGAAGTTATTATCACTAATGATATTGTTGAATTAGTTAATGAAAATCAATTCATTTTTCTTGGCAGAATGGATAATGTTATCAATAGTGGCGGAATCAAATTAATTCCAGAGCAAATAGAAGATAAGTTGGCTAGTAAAATTCAACAACGCTTTTTTATTGCGTCAAAACCTGATAATGAATTAGGAGAAAAAGTGGTGTTAGTTATCGAAGGCGAAAAACACGAACTTGATGATTCTATTTATGAAGCTTTAGACAAATATGAAAAACCAAAAGAAGTCGTTTTTATTCCCAAGTTTGCCGAAACGTCAAGTGGAAAAATCATGAGAAAAGAAACAATGAAATAG
- a CDS encoding CPBP family intramembrane glutamic endopeptidase, whose protein sequence is MFLEKGFLPTNKFWMYLVGSFIIIVASTIGQLPLIIAGLIKSFKTGKPFPKTETEIMTFLSLNTTLFLLMFSFLIAFIAIILVVKYFHRQTFLSVTTSREKVDWKRIFFSFSLWGIFTVGTTLLMIYFSPDNFVYNFKPIPFLILAIIGIALIPIQTSTEEYVFRGYLMQGFAVLAKNRWFPLLMTSVIFGTMHIANPEVQKMGYIVLVYYIGTGFFLGIITLMDEGMELALGFHAANNLVGALLITSDWSAFQTNSIFKDVSEPSAGFEILVPIFIIFPLLLFIFSKKYNWTNWKEKLSGTIRIEVIEPIQNTESHE, encoded by the coding sequence ATGTTTTTAGAAAAAGGATTTTTGCCAACAAATAAATTTTGGATGTATTTAGTTGGTTCATTCATAATTATTGTCGCTTCAACAATTGGTCAATTGCCTTTGATTATTGCTGGTCTGATTAAATCATTCAAAACAGGAAAGCCTTTCCCAAAGACAGAAACCGAGATAATGACTTTTTTATCATTAAACACTACCTTATTTCTGTTAATGTTTTCTTTTCTGATTGCCTTTATTGCCATCATTTTAGTAGTTAAATATTTTCACAGGCAAACCTTCCTGTCGGTCACCACTTCCAGAGAAAAAGTGGATTGGAAAAGAATATTTTTTTCATTTTCTCTTTGGGGAATTTTTACGGTTGGTACAACATTGCTGATGATTTATTTTAGTCCGGACAATTTTGTTTATAATTTCAAACCGATCCCATTTTTAATTTTGGCCATTATCGGGATAGCTTTAATCCCAATTCAAACCAGTACAGAAGAGTACGTTTTTAGAGGTTATTTGATGCAGGGATTTGCCGTCCTTGCGAAAAACAGATGGTTTCCGTTGTTGATGACTTCGGTTATTTTTGGAACGATGCACATCGCTAATCCTGAAGTACAAAAGATGGGTTATATCGTTTTGGTTTACTATATCGGAACCGGTTTTTTTCTCGGAATTATCACGCTAATGGATGAAGGAATGGAATTAGCTCTTGGTTTTCATGCAGCGAATAACCTGGTTGGCGCTTTATTGATTACTTCCGATTGGTCGGCTTTTCAAACGAATTCTATTTTTAAAGATGTTTCTGAACCGTCAGCCGGATTTGAAATTTTGGTACCAATCTTTATTATTTTTCCATTACTATTATTTATCTTTAGTAAAAAATACAATTGGACCAATTGGAAAGAAAAACTTAGTGGAACAATTAGAATTGAAGTCATAGAACCAATACAAAATACTGAAAGTCATGAATAG
- a CDS encoding ArsC/Spx/MgsR family protein translates to MLQILHNPRCGKSRDCLAFTTKTNTPFEIINYLENPLTVDDLKLLIKKLKIKPIELVRQKETIWIENYKGKSLTNAQIIKALAKHSILIERPIVIDGDNAIIGRDLEKLELFIK, encoded by the coding sequence ATGTTGCAAATACTCCATAATCCAAGATGCGGAAAATCGAGAGATTGTCTGGCTTTCACAACAAAAACCAACACGCCTTTCGAAATCATCAATTACCTTGAAAACCCATTAACTGTTGACGATTTAAAGTTATTGATTAAGAAACTGAAAATCAAACCTATCGAATTAGTTCGTCAAAAAGAAACGATATGGATTGAAAACTATAAAGGTAAATCGTTGACCAATGCTCAAATAATAAAGGCGTTAGCCAAACACTCAATTTTGATAGAAAGACCTATAGTAATTGATGGAGACAATGCTATAATTGGCAGAGATCTAGAAAAACTCGAGCTTTTCATAAAATAA